The genomic region CAAACGACTATCGCGAAGTACCGGCAACATCTCTAATGGAGGTTCACCACCGCCGGTTTCATCGGCCACGATGAGTAATCTATCTTGCGGCCAATCGGCTATCAATTTGCCAAAAGTTTGCAAATTCTCGACCTCTGGCACGGTTAGACGTTCCGATTGCTCCGCCGCCTCCATCGCATTGGCCACCAACCGATCATGCTTTACGCGATTCACAATCGTACGCTTTGTCTCCACAGGCATTAATTTGGACACCCCAAGCTCCGTCGCTTTTTGTGCGAGAAAATCAATCTTACCGAATTTCACCGGCGCGAAACAAAGCCAGATATCCGGCTCCTCTTGCTGTACACGGGTTTGCTGTTGCAGGGTAATTGCCGCAGCTTTCTTATTATCGTCGCTGATCTCGCCCCACCATTCGCCCTCATGCCCATTAAATAGCGCCACTTGTGCGCCTATTTTTTGACGCATCACTTTGAGCAGATAATGACTTTGGTCTTTATCTAACGTAACGATCTGGCCTTTAGCCAGCGCATCCTTCACATAGAGCCTTGCCTTTGGGGGAGAAACTTCCATAACAGGAAGATGGGTAATCACACACATAATGGCAACCGCTTAATGCAGAATTATTTCAATTTGATGCGTTGGGACAAGCCTGTGGGGACTTGGCTCCTCTTTTGGCCCTGCAGCTGGGGTATTACCCTGGCCGCCGCACAAAATGGAACGTCGCTACTCACAACACTCAACCTACTCGCCCTCTTCTTTTTAGGTTCGCTTATCATGCGCAGTGCGGGATGCGTTATTAACGATCTTTGGGATCGCAAGATTGACGCTAAAGTCGAGCGCACGCGAAACCGCCCTTTAGCCAATGGCGATCTGAGCATCCTACAGGCATTGAT from Rickettsiales bacterium harbors:
- a CDS encoding 16S rRNA (uracil(1498)-N(3))-methyltransferase; its protein translation is MEVSPPKARLYVKDALAKGQIVTLDKDQSHYLLKVMRQKIGAQVALFNGHEGEWWGEISDDNKKAAAITLQQQTRVQQEEPDIWLCFAPVKFGKIDFLAQKATELGVSKLMPVETKRTIVNRVKHDRLVANAMEAAEQSERLTVPEVENLQTFGKLIADWPQDRLLIVADETGGGEPPLEMLPVLRDSRLAVLIGPEGGFAPEELKQLSMLPGVRKMSLGPRILRADTAALAALTCIQALCGDWRDGVPKFRGEDENE